Proteins encoded together in one Streptomyces sp. TLI_171 window:
- a CDS encoding response regulator transcription factor → MTCVLLAEDDPAISEPLARALRREGYEVLVREDGPAALGAGLSEDVDLIVLDLGLPEMDGLEVCRRLRADGKSFPVLVLTARADEVDTVVGLDAGADDYVTKPFRLAELLARVRALLRRGNVDQLTTGAHGVKIDIESHRAWLGEEELTLSAKEFELLRVLVRDAGRVVTREEIMRQVWDTTWWTSTKTLDMHISWLRKKLGDDAANPRYIATVRGVGFRFEKN, encoded by the coding sequence ATGACCTGTGTGCTGCTGGCCGAGGACGACCCGGCAATCTCCGAACCGCTGGCCCGAGCCCTGCGCCGCGAGGGCTACGAGGTGCTCGTCCGCGAGGACGGACCGGCCGCCCTGGGCGCCGGCCTCAGCGAGGACGTCGACCTCATCGTGCTCGACCTCGGACTGCCCGAGATGGACGGCCTGGAGGTGTGCCGGCGACTGCGCGCCGACGGCAAGAGCTTCCCCGTCCTGGTGCTCACCGCCCGCGCCGACGAGGTGGACACCGTGGTCGGCCTGGACGCCGGCGCCGACGACTACGTCACCAAGCCGTTCCGGCTGGCCGAACTGCTCGCCCGGGTCCGGGCCCTGCTGCGGCGCGGCAACGTCGACCAGCTGACCACCGGCGCGCACGGCGTGAAGATCGACATCGAGTCGCACCGCGCCTGGCTCGGCGAGGAGGAACTCACCCTCTCCGCCAAGGAGTTCGAGCTGCTGCGGGTGCTGGTGCGGGATGCCGGACGGGTCGTCACCCGCGAGGAGATCATGCGCCAGGTCTGGGACACCACCTGGTGGACCTCCACCAAGACCCTGGACATGCACATCTCCTGGCTGCGCAAGAAGCTCGGCGACGACGCCGCCAACCCCCGCTACATCGCCACCGTGCGCGGCGTGGGCTTCCGCTTCGAGAAGAACTGA
- a CDS encoding peptide MFS transporter translates to MASTTLESEVRPSGTPERTFLGHPRGLATLFMTETWERFSFYGMRALLVVYMSTEAVKGGLEIQAATAAAVYSVYNAMVYLLALPGGWIADRLLGARRTVALGGLVIMAGHFMLAVPSKAFFFAGLVPIAVGSGLLKANISTMVGHLYDKDDDSRRDGGFTIFYMGINLGAFLAPLVIGTVGQKVNWHLGFALAGVGMALGLIQYLLGTRHLSPRSNVVAAPMDAAERRSVLRKVGLWLAAAALFYGVVAGTGHFTVDWAIWPLSLAGIAVPVLVFARIRRDRDLSGEERSRMSGYLWFFAAAAVFWMIYDQSGSTLSVFAERNTAGSLFGFSFPSSWFQSLNPLYIMALAPVFAWLWNAAARRGRNPSTTSKFAFGLLMIGASFLVMMLAMAAATGGAKVTPLWLAVVYLVQTVGELTLSPVGLSVTTKLAPAKYASQMMGVWFLAVTAGDCVAAIAQLLLGDGVVGSTWYFAVQGLLAIAAGVGLFAARGRVGKLMGDVR, encoded by the coding sequence ATGGCTTCGACCACCCTGGAGTCCGAGGTACGGCCCTCCGGCACCCCCGAGCGGACCTTCCTCGGCCACCCCCGCGGCCTGGCCACCCTCTTCATGACCGAGACCTGGGAGCGCTTCAGCTTCTACGGCATGCGCGCGCTGCTGGTGGTCTACATGTCCACCGAGGCGGTCAAGGGCGGCCTGGAGATCCAGGCCGCCACCGCCGCCGCCGTGTACTCGGTCTACAACGCGATGGTCTACCTGCTGGCCCTGCCCGGCGGCTGGATCGCCGACCGGCTGCTCGGCGCCCGGCGCACCGTCGCCCTCGGCGGGCTCGTCATCATGGCCGGGCACTTCATGCTCGCCGTGCCCAGCAAGGCGTTCTTCTTCGCCGGCCTGGTCCCGATCGCGGTCGGCTCCGGTCTGCTCAAGGCCAACATCTCCACGATGGTCGGCCACCTCTACGACAAGGACGACGACTCGCGCCGCGACGGCGGCTTCACCATCTTCTACATGGGCATCAACCTCGGCGCCTTCCTCGCGCCGCTGGTGATCGGCACCGTCGGCCAGAAGGTGAACTGGCACCTGGGCTTCGCGCTGGCCGGCGTCGGCATGGCGCTCGGCCTGATCCAGTACCTGCTGGGCACCCGCCACCTCAGCCCGCGCTCGAACGTGGTCGCCGCGCCGATGGACGCCGCCGAGCGCCGCTCCGTGCTGCGCAAGGTCGGGCTCTGGCTGGCCGCCGCCGCGCTGTTCTACGGCGTGGTCGCCGGCACCGGGCACTTCACCGTCGACTGGGCGATCTGGCCGCTGTCGCTGGCCGGCATCGCCGTTCCCGTCCTGGTGTTCGCCCGGATCCGGCGCGACCGCGACCTCAGCGGCGAGGAGCGCTCGCGGATGAGCGGCTACCTGTGGTTCTTCGCGGCCGCCGCGGTGTTCTGGATGATCTACGACCAGTCCGGTTCCACCCTCAGCGTGTTCGCCGAGCGGAACACCGCCGGAAGCCTGTTCGGTTTCTCCTTCCCGTCCAGCTGGTTCCAGTCGCTGAACCCGCTGTACATCATGGCGCTGGCCCCGGTGTTCGCCTGGCTGTGGAACGCCGCCGCCCGGCGCGGCCGCAACCCCTCCACCACCTCGAAGTTCGCCTTCGGCCTGCTGATGATCGGCGCGTCCTTCCTGGTGATGATGCTCGCCATGGCGGCGGCCACCGGCGGCGCCAAGGTCACCCCGCTCTGGCTGGCCGTGGTCTACCTGGTCCAGACCGTGGGCGAGCTCACCCTCTCCCCCGTCGGCCTGTCCGTCACCACCAAGCTGGCCCCCGCCAAGTACGCCAGCCAGATGATGGGCGTCTGGTTCCTCGCCGTCACCGCGGGCGACTGCGTGGCCGCCATCGCCCAGC